One Lysinibacillus sp. OF-1 DNA segment encodes these proteins:
- a CDS encoding murein hydrolase activator EnvC family protein: MKSKAKKTLKTLAAASALFLFIQTPSAYATSLSDLKEEKKQIETKKYDLNSSISNKSNAITANQEKQQKILDQIQALNAEIDKTNSNIKNVQADIHTTNEEIKKLEASIKELLHKIEERDLLLQERARAIQAGGSVSYLDVLLGSNSFVDFIDRFSAVNALLEADRQIIQDQKDDKQQLEEQKQSVEEKRQKLEGKKAELEQLKASLDSQKAEKNKLVDQLEKEQEKLKSEKVLLEKEYSEALEVSQELQDQIIAEQKRLAEIARQQEAKRKAAAAAAAAAAANNGGGSSGGTVNAPQSNGTWIKPTNGRLTSPYGWRNIGAGPEFHYGVDLANATGTPIWAAADGVVSYAAPLSSYGNVVILTHSVDGQIYTTVYAHLSAFNVSVGQEVTQGQQIAAMGSTGRSTGPHLHFEVHIGPWRGQAVGSVNPLKYIPL, from the coding sequence GTGAAAAGTAAGGCGAAAAAAACATTGAAAACACTTGCAGCAGCATCTGCTCTATTTCTTTTTATCCAAACTCCATCAGCATATGCAACAAGTTTATCGGATTTAAAAGAAGAAAAGAAACAAATCGAAACAAAGAAATATGATTTAAATTCATCCATTAGTAATAAGTCAAATGCCATCACGGCTAATCAAGAAAAGCAACAAAAAATCTTAGATCAAATTCAAGCATTGAACGCTGAAATCGACAAAACCAATAGTAATATTAAAAATGTTCAAGCAGATATTCATACAACAAATGAAGAAATAAAAAAATTAGAAGCTTCCATTAAAGAACTTCTGCATAAAATTGAAGAGCGAGATTTATTATTACAAGAACGTGCACGTGCGATTCAAGCTGGTGGCTCGGTAAGCTATTTAGATGTTTTGCTTGGATCTAATAGCTTTGTAGACTTCATTGATCGCTTCTCTGCAGTTAATGCACTATTAGAAGCGGATCGTCAAATTATTCAAGATCAAAAAGATGATAAACAACAGTTAGAAGAGCAAAAGCAAAGTGTAGAAGAAAAACGTCAAAAATTGGAAGGCAAGAAAGCTGAGCTTGAACAATTAAAGGCATCTTTAGATAGCCAAAAAGCTGAGAAAAATAAACTAGTTGACCAATTAGAAAAAGAGCAAGAAAAGCTCAAATCTGAAAAAGTATTACTTGAAAAAGAGTACTCAGAAGCATTAGAAGTAAGCCAAGAATTACAAGATCAAATCATTGCTGAGCAAAAACGTTTAGCTGAAATTGCTCGTCAACAAGAAGCAAAACGTAAAGCAGCTGCTGCGGCGGCAGCGGCTGCAGCAGCCAACAATGGTGGTGGTTCATCAGGTGGTACTGTGAACGCGCCTCAATCAAATGGTACTTGGATTAAACCAACGAACGGCCGCCTAACATCACCTTATGGCTGGCGTAATATTGGAGCTGGCCCTGAATTCCATTACGGTGTGGACCTTGCAAATGCAACAGGAACACCGATTTGGGCAGCGGCGGATGGTGTAGTTTCTTATGCAGCACCACTTAGTTCTTATGGTAATGTTGTCATTTTAACGCACTCAGTTGATGGACAAATTTATACAACAGTTTATGCCCATTTAAGTGCATTTAATGTTAGTGTAGGACAAGAAGTAACACAAGGTCAGCAAATTGCAGCAATGGGTAGTACAGGTCGCTCTACTGGCCCTCACTTACACTTTGAAGTGCATATTGGTCCTTGGCGAGGACAAGCTGTGGGCAGTGTAAACCCACTAAAATATATTCCATTGTAA